Sequence from the Longimicrobium sp. genome:
GACGGTCTCCAGCAGCGTCGTCTTCCCCGAGCCGGAGACGCCGAACACGCCGGTGACGCGGCGGGTGGTGGCGAAGCCGACGTCCAGGTCCCAGCGGCCCAGCGGCACGCGCACCTGCACCGACAGCGGCGGCGTGTCCGTCATCTCCGCGCCGCGGCGGCCCGCGTCTGCGACAGCGCTTCCGTCGCGTAGACGGCCGCGAACCCGGCGACCAGCGCGATGGCCAGCAGCGCGTTCGCCTCGCCCTCGCGGCCTGCCTGCTGCGCGCTGAAGATGGCCGTCGCCAGCGTCTGCGTGCGCCCGGGGATGTTGCCCGCGAGGATGATCGTCGCCCCGAACTCGCCCAGCGCGCGGGTGAAGCCCAGGATGAGCGCCGCCAGCAGCCCGCGCGCGGCCAGGGGGAGGGTGAAGCGGAGGAAGGTCGCCGCGCGCCCGTGGCCCAGCGTGCGGGCGATGTCCTCGTAGCGCGGGTCCACCGCCTCGAAGGAGACGCGCGCGGTGCGGACGACGAGCGG
This genomic interval carries:
- the modB gene encoding molybdate ABC transporter permease subunit, encoding MNQAALRALESSVAWAGLAMLLVMGPATLVAYALARREFRGKRVVSTLFSLPLVLPPTAVGYLLLRLFAYDGPLGRATTGIDLDVILTWKAVVIACAVMATPLVVRTARVSFEAVDPRYEDIARTLGHGRAATFLRFTLPLAARGLLAALILGFTRALGEFGATIILAGNIPGRTQTLATAIFSAQQAGREGEANALLAIALVAGFAAVYATEALSQTRAAAARR